The following DNA comes from Pirellulales bacterium.
GCCGCTCGACCGAGACCCTGTTGATCGTTGACGAGGTTCAGACAGGAATGGGCCGCACGGGAATGACCTTCGCTGTCGAACACGAAGATGTTCACCCCGACGCGATGACACTGGCCAAATCATTGGGCGGCGGATTGATGCCCATCGGCGCGATGCTCGCTCGCCGCGACCTGTGGATGAAGGCGTACGGCACGGTCGGCAATTGCACGCTGCACACGAGCACCTTCGGCGGAGGAAGCCTGGCCACGGCCGCGGGCCTGGCGGCTCTGGACGTTCTTGAAAATGAACGGTTGGCCGAAAACGCCGCCCGTCGCGGCGAGCAGCTTCTCGAGGGATTGAGCGAGATCGCCAAGCGGTTCCGCTGCGTGAAGCAGGTGCGCGGACGGGGATTGTTGCTGGGCGTCGAATTCAACCCGCTCCAGGCCAACGTCAAGACGCATTGGCTCGCGATTGACCCGACCGGAATGGCCCGCTTCATCGCCTCCGAAGTCGGCCAGATGATCGACGCGTTTCACGTGCTGCACGCAATGCAGACGCTGATGCAGGGGCATTCGATCTACACTCAGTTCACTCGTTCCAACCCCTTGGTCCTGCGGATCGAGCCGCCGCTGACGATTACGGAAGCTCAAACGCAGGAGTTCTTGTCCGCCTTTGAGAAAACCTGTGAGGAAATCGATTTCATCGTCTCGATCATCGGCGAGATGATCGCCAAGACGAGCGTTGGCAAGCACGACGCGGCCCAGCGCGCTGGATTCACTCCGGCGGATGCAGCTCAGTAAGGCACCGCGGCGTTTCTTCAACGCTTTTGACGCGGCGACGGCACCCTTGACGATGGTCGTTTCCAGCCAGCCTTCCTCCACGCGGCTTCGCTACACCGCGTCCGTTTACGATTCGATCCGCGACGTTGATCCGGACGAGTGGAACCGCGTGCGCGACCCGCACGCCGACCCGTGCATGCATCCCGGGTTCGTCGCGGCCGTCGAGAATTCGTTGGGCCACATTTGCCGCTTCCGTCAGGTTATTGTCCGCGATGAGCATGGCCATCCGGTGGCAGCCGCGTGTCTCTGTTTTTTCCCGGTCGACGCGGCCGTGCTGGCGGACGGCTTCGCCCGGAAAGTGGCGAACGTCATCAACGGCGTGGCGCCCGTCTTGTTGCGCAGTCCTCTGCTGCTTGTGGGACTGCCGATTTCTTGCGGCGCGAGTCATTTGCGATTTGCTCCCGAGGCTGACCGCGAAGCCGTTCTGCGACTAATCGACGAGCAGGCGCGGCGTTTTGCCCGCGAAACCAAAGCGAAATGCATCGTCTTCAAGGAATTTGAAGCGCACGAGTGCCACGATCTCGAATCGCTTTCCGCGCTCGGTTACCGCCGGGCTGACAGCCTGCCGATGAACTGTGCTCCGGCCGAATACACCAGCTTCGACCAATATCTCGCGAGCATTCCCTCGGCCAAGAGGCGCACGATCCGAAAGTCGCGGGAAAAATTCGCGAAGTTCGGATTCAAGGTGGTCCACCTTCGCGGAGGCGACGGGGCCGATCGGCTCTACACCAACGCGGTTCACCGACTCTATGACGGCGTGCTCGATCGGGCCAAGGTGCGATTCGAACGGCTCCCCGCGGAATTCTTCCGCGAGATTGCCCGCCAGATGCCGGAAAATTCGCTCTTCACGTACGTCTTTCAAGGCGAGCGAATCGTGGCCTTCGCGGCGACGCTGACGGTCGAAGAGGTCTTCGACCAGATGTTCGTTGGGTACGACTACGATCTGAACCCCGAATGCGACCTCTATTTCAACCTGTTCTTTGAGGCGATGTCAGCCGCCTTCCAACGTGGGCCG
Coding sequences within:
- a CDS encoding aminotransferase class III-fold pyridoxal phosphate-dependent enzyme, whose amino-acid sequence is RSTETLLIVDEVQTGMGRTGMTFAVEHEDVHPDAMTLAKSLGGGLMPIGAMLARRDLWMKAYGTVGNCTLHTSTFGGGSLATAAGLAALDVLENERLAENAARRGEQLLEGLSEIAKRFRCVKQVRGRGLLLGVEFNPLQANVKTHWLAIDPTGMARFIASEVGQMIDAFHVLHAMQTLMQGHSIYTQFTRSNPLVLRIEPPLTITEAQTQEFLSAFEKTCEEIDFIVSIIGEMIAKTSVGKHDAAQRAGFTPADAAQ
- a CDS encoding GNAT family N-acetyltransferase, coding for MQLSKAPRRFFNAFDAATAPLTMVVSSQPSSTRLRYTASVYDSIRDVDPDEWNRVRDPHADPCMHPGFVAAVENSLGHICRFRQVIVRDEHGHPVAAACLCFFPVDAAVLADGFARKVANVINGVAPVLLRSPLLLVGLPISCGASHLRFAPEADREAVLRLIDEQARRFARETKAKCIVFKEFEAHECHDLESLSALGYRRADSLPMNCAPAEYTSFDQYLASIPSAKRRTIRKSREKFAKFGFKVVHLRGGDGADRLYTNAVHRLYDGVLDRAKVRFERLPAEFFREIARQMPENSLFTYVFQGERIVAFAATLTVEEVFDQMFVGYDYDLNPECDLYFNLFFEAMSAAFQRGPRRIFIGQTSDEFKHQKLSGFQVPLSIYVKGTHPVINALIKNAFGLFFPPRPMQYPQQ